Within the Bacillus sp. FSL K6-3431 genome, the region TGAATCCATTGGATTGCTGAGAATAATCTCTGGGTTTTTATCCTGGAACCAGCGTAATGCAAATTCATTTTCAAATAAGAATAATGGTCGATCATAACGATCCTTTACGAGCTGACTACGCTGACTTGATAATGATTCGTCAATTTTATCGTTTTCAACCCATCTGGCAATTTTCGTACCAATGGATTCCATAATCACATCAGAATTATACTCATTTTTCATCCGATGTTCAAAAACTTCGAATTGGAGCTGTCCAACTGCCCCGAGAATATAATCTTCCAAGCGATATGTTTTATATAATTGAATCGCACCTTCTTGCACTAACTGCTGTACACCTTTATGAAAACTTTTTTGTTTCATTACATTTTTCGCCGTAACTCTGACGAATAACTCTGGGGTAAACTGTGGTAACTTTTCAAATTGAATATTATTTTTTCCTTCATAAATCGTATCACCAATTTGATATGTACCTGTATCATACAAGCCGATGATATCACCACTTACAGCCGCATTGACTGTACTGCGATCATCCGCCAAAAATTGCGTTGACTGGGAAAGTTTAATTTGCTTGCCAGTTCTTGCAAGCGTCACATTCATGCCACGTTCAAATGCTCCAGAACAGATTCTAATAAAAGCAATCCGGTCTCTATGTGCCGGATTCATATTCGCTTGGATCTTAAATACAAATCCAGAGAAGCTATCAAAAGAAGCTGCCACTTCCCCCTCATTTGTAAGCCGTGCTTGTGGTGATGGAGCGAATTGTAAATACGTTTCTAAAAAAGTTTGCACACCAAAATTTGTTAATGCACTCCCAAAGAAAACAGGAGATAATGTACCATCATTTATTTTTTCCTTTGAAAATTCATTTCCAGCTTCATCAAGCAACATAATCTCTTCCAATGCTTGCGTATATAAATCTGACTCTTTTAATGGATGATCCCCGATTATTTCTCCATTGTCATCAATTGGAAGGAAACGCTGATCTTCCTCTACACGAAATTGTTCAATTCTCTGATTATAACGGTCATATATGCCGTAAAATTCTTTTCCCATCCCAATTGGCCAATTCATCGGATAGGATTCGATACCAAGTACTTCTTCTAATTCTGCGAGTAATTCTAATG harbors:
- a CDS encoding peptide chain release factor 3 produces the protein MAHTSLKTEVESRRTFAIISHPDAGKTTITEKLLLFGGAIRDAGTVKGKKTGKYATSDWMEIEKQRGISVTSSVMQFDYDNFRVNILDTPGHQDFSEDTYRTLMAVDSAVMIIDSAKGIEEQTLKLFKVCRMRGIPIFTFINKLDRQGRAPLELLAELEEVLGIESYPMNWPIGMGKEFYGIYDRYNQRIEQFRVEEDQRFLPIDDNGEIIGDHPLKESDLYTQALEEIMLLDEAGNEFSKEKINDGTLSPVFFGSALTNFGVQTFLETYLQFAPSPQARLTNEGEVAASFDSFSGFVFKIQANMNPAHRDRIAFIRICSGAFERGMNVTLARTGKQIKLSQSTQFLADDRSTVNAAVSGDIIGLYDTGTYQIGDTIYEGKNNIQFEKLPQFTPELFVRVTAKNVMKQKSFHKGVQQLVQEGAIQLYKTYRLEDYILGAVGQLQFEVFEHRMKNEYNSDVIMESIGTKIARWVENDKIDESLSSQRSQLVKDRYDRPLFLFENEFALRWFQDKNPEIILSNPMDSEA